A window from Littorina saxatilis isolate snail1 linkage group LG9, US_GU_Lsax_2.0, whole genome shotgun sequence encodes these proteins:
- the LOC138976149 gene encoding ADP-ribosylation factor-like protein 6-interacting protein 4 codes for MSRSSSSDESERKSRSRSKKRKRDRRRRSESSDSSSSSASGSRSSSKLSAHRKAEKSRRRSSSSKKEKKRRRSPSSSASSSSSPSSYKPKKKMKEKKKKKKQKKEKKKKRKKEKVKEKKKTDGPVLGQTTPVGPGEITTTKPVIAEIPKKPAVSGPVVGPAPRILKPMTKEEWEKQQSVMRHVYDEDSGRTRLIKGDGEVMEEIVSKTRHKEINKIATQGDGKFFASKLGLL; via the exons ATGTCGAGGTCTTCGTCTTCCGATGAATCTGAGAGAAAATCTAGGAGCAGATCGAAGAAACGAAAGCGGGACCGACGGCGAAGGTCGGAATCCAGCGACAGCAGTTCGTCGTCTGCTAGCGGTTCTCGTTCCAGCAGCAAGCTGTCAGCACACAGAAAAGCTGAGAAATCCAGAAGAAGATCAAGCTCTTccaagaaagagaaaaaaag GAGGAGATCACCCTCTTCTTCGGCCTCTTCTTCATCATCTCCATCGTCCTACAAacccaagaaaaaaatgaaagaaaagaaaaagaagaagaaacaaaagaaagagaagaagaaaaagaggaagaaggagaaagtaaaggaaaagaagaagactgaTGGACCAGTTCTAGGGCAGACAACTCCTGTAGGACCAGGGGAGATAACAACTACTAAACCTGTGATAGCTGAGATACCGAAGAAACCTGCAG TTTCAGGCCCAGTTGTTGGCCCAGCTCCTCGCATTTTGAAGCCAATGACAAAAGAAGAGTGGGAAAAACAGCAGAGCGTCATGAGACACGTGTACGATGAGGACTCGGGTAGAACCAG gtTGATTAAGGGAGATGGAGAAGTCATGGAGGAGATTGTGAGCAAAACTAGACACAAAGAAATTAACAAG ATTGCAACTCAGGGTGATGGAAAATTCTTTGCTTCAAAACTGGGTCTGCTTTGA